A section of the Malania oleifera isolate guangnan ecotype guangnan chromosome 2, ASM2987363v1, whole genome shotgun sequence genome encodes:
- the LOC131147725 gene encoding probable anion transporter 4, chloroplastic isoform X2, with protein MSSRLALNRPICHRCSPTTSLFPKILDFQSTRVPISSPFTNSSKRNDFENVYPKNPLRIKLRYEPSELRSIRARFSSNDAQSLGSGPPPAGNEASESSFAEFITSERIKVVAMLGLALALCNADRVVMSVAIVPLSLAHGWSRSFAGVVQSSFLWGYLISPIAGGALVDYYGGKRVMAWGVALWSLATFLTPWAAEASLWALLAMRVLLGIAEGVALPCMNNMVARWFPQTERSRAVGIAMGGFQLGSAIGLTLSPILMSQGGLFGPFVIFGLSGFLWVLVWVSAVSSTPNQNPQISKYELDYILNKRLMVENRPKAGKVIPPFRRLLSKLPTWSLIVANSMHSWGFFVILSWMPIYFNTVYHADLRQAAWFSAIPWSVMAFMGYFGGVWSDKLIQGGMSVTLTRKIMQSIGFIGPGIALVGLTTAKSASIASAWLTLAIGLKSFSHSGFLVNLQEIAPQYSGVLHGISNTAGTLAAILGTVGAGFFVDLVGSFQGFLLLTSLLYVLSALFYDFFSTGERVNFDETAAS; from the exons ATGAGCTCTCGACTAGCACTCAATCGCCCCATTTGCCACCGCTGCTCGCCTACTACCTCCCTATTTCCCAAGATTCTCGATTTCCAATCCACTCGCGTACCAATTTCTTCTCCTTTCACCAATTCATCGAAGCGAAATGATTTCGAAAACGTTTATCCGAAGAATCCTCTGAGAATTAAGCTTCGATATGAGCCGTCCGAGCTCCGGTCAATTCGAGCTAGGTTTTCCTCGAACGATGCCCAGTCCTTGGGGAGCGGCCCGCCGCCGGCAGGTAACGAGGCTTCGGAGTCGAGTTTTGCTGAGTTCATCACTTCCGAGCGAATCAAAGTCGTCGCGATGCTCGGACTGGCTTTGGCACTCTGCAACGCCGATCGAGTTGTTATGTCGGTGGCGATTGTTCCTTTGTCTCTGGCTCACGGATGGAGCCGATCTTTCGCCGGCGTTGTTCAG TCATCTTTCCTCTGGGGATACCTAATATCTCCAATAGCTGGGGGAGCTCTTGTGGACTATTATGGTGGTAAGAGAGTCATGGCATGGGGTGTGGCACTGTGGTCATTAGCTACATTTCTCACTCCCTGGGCAGCAGAAGCTTCTCTCTGGGCTCTGCTTGCCATGCGGGTTTTGCTTGGCATTGCAGAAGGGGTTGCACTTCCTTGCATGAACAACATGGTAGCAAG atgGTTTCCTCAAACAGAACGATCCAGAGCTGTTGGAATCGCAATGGGTGGGTTTCAGCTTGGAAGTGCAATAGGACTTACTCTCTCTCCGATCCTGATGTCACAGGGTGGTCTCTTTGGGCCATTTGTAATATTTGGATTATCTGGATTCCTCTGGGTTTTGGTGTGGGTGTCTGCAGTATCAAGTACTCCTAATCAAAATCCTCAAATATCAAAATATGAGTTGGACTATATACTAAATAAGAGGCTTATGGTAGAGAACAGACCCAAGGCAGGCAAAGTGATACCTCCCTTTAGGCGCTTGCTTTCAAAGCTACCAACATGGTCCCTAATTGTTGCAAATTCCATGCATAGCTGG GGATTTTTTGTCATTCTTTCATGGATGCCCATTTACTTTAACACG GTATATCATGCTGACCTAAGACAAGCAGCATGGTTTAGTGCCATTCCATGGAGTGTGATGGCATTTATGGGGTACTTTGGTGGTGTCTGGTCAGACAAATTGATACAGGGAGGTATGAGTGTCACTTTGACTCGCAAAATCATGCAG TCAATTGGTTTCATTGGTCCTGGGATTGCACTTGTTGGTCTAACTACAGCAAAGAGCGCATCAATTGCATCTGCTTGGCTTACTTTAGCAATTGGATTAAAATCTTTCAGTCACTCGGGTTTTCTTGTGAACCTTCAG GAGATTGCTCCACAGTATTCTGGTGTTCTACACG GAATTTCCAATACTGCAGGAACATTGGCTGCTATATTGGGGACAGTTGGAGCTGGTTTCTTTGTTGATCTGGTGGGATCATTCCAGGGGTTTCTCTTGCTTACATCTCTCTTGTATGTTCTTTCTGCACTTTTCTATGACTTCTTTTCTACTGGGGAGAGAGTCAATTTTGATGAAACAG CTGCTTCATAA
- the LOC131147725 gene encoding probable anion transporter 4, chloroplastic isoform X1: protein MSSRLALNRPICHRCSPTTSLFPKILDFQSTRVPISSPFTNSSKRNDFENVYPKNPLRIKLRYEPSELRSIRARFSSNDAQSLGSGPPPAGNEASESSFAEFITSERIKVVAMLGLALALCNADRVVMSVAIVPLSLAHGWSRSFAGVVQSSFLWGYLISPIAGGALVDYYGGKRVMAWGVALWSLATFLTPWAAEASLWALLAMRVLLGIAEGVALPCMNNMVARWFPQTERSRAVGIAMGGFQLGSAIGLTLSPILMSQGGLFGPFVIFGLSGFLWVLVWVSAVSSTPNQNPQISKYELDYILNKRLMVENRPKAGKVIPPFRRLLSKLPTWSLIVANSMHSWGFFVILSWMPIYFNTVYHADLRQAAWFSAIPWSVMAFMGYFGGVWSDKLIQGGMSVTLTRKIMQSIGFIGPGIALVGLTTAKSASIASAWLTLAIGLKSFSHSGFLVNLQEIAPQYSGVLHGISNTAGTLAAILGTVGAGFFVDLVGSFQGFLLLTSLLYVLSALFYDFFSTGERVNFDETGESHLLPQ from the exons ATGAGCTCTCGACTAGCACTCAATCGCCCCATTTGCCACCGCTGCTCGCCTACTACCTCCCTATTTCCCAAGATTCTCGATTTCCAATCCACTCGCGTACCAATTTCTTCTCCTTTCACCAATTCATCGAAGCGAAATGATTTCGAAAACGTTTATCCGAAGAATCCTCTGAGAATTAAGCTTCGATATGAGCCGTCCGAGCTCCGGTCAATTCGAGCTAGGTTTTCCTCGAACGATGCCCAGTCCTTGGGGAGCGGCCCGCCGCCGGCAGGTAACGAGGCTTCGGAGTCGAGTTTTGCTGAGTTCATCACTTCCGAGCGAATCAAAGTCGTCGCGATGCTCGGACTGGCTTTGGCACTCTGCAACGCCGATCGAGTTGTTATGTCGGTGGCGATTGTTCCTTTGTCTCTGGCTCACGGATGGAGCCGATCTTTCGCCGGCGTTGTTCAG TCATCTTTCCTCTGGGGATACCTAATATCTCCAATAGCTGGGGGAGCTCTTGTGGACTATTATGGTGGTAAGAGAGTCATGGCATGGGGTGTGGCACTGTGGTCATTAGCTACATTTCTCACTCCCTGGGCAGCAGAAGCTTCTCTCTGGGCTCTGCTTGCCATGCGGGTTTTGCTTGGCATTGCAGAAGGGGTTGCACTTCCTTGCATGAACAACATGGTAGCAAG atgGTTTCCTCAAACAGAACGATCCAGAGCTGTTGGAATCGCAATGGGTGGGTTTCAGCTTGGAAGTGCAATAGGACTTACTCTCTCTCCGATCCTGATGTCACAGGGTGGTCTCTTTGGGCCATTTGTAATATTTGGATTATCTGGATTCCTCTGGGTTTTGGTGTGGGTGTCTGCAGTATCAAGTACTCCTAATCAAAATCCTCAAATATCAAAATATGAGTTGGACTATATACTAAATAAGAGGCTTATGGTAGAGAACAGACCCAAGGCAGGCAAAGTGATACCTCCCTTTAGGCGCTTGCTTTCAAAGCTACCAACATGGTCCCTAATTGTTGCAAATTCCATGCATAGCTGG GGATTTTTTGTCATTCTTTCATGGATGCCCATTTACTTTAACACG GTATATCATGCTGACCTAAGACAAGCAGCATGGTTTAGTGCCATTCCATGGAGTGTGATGGCATTTATGGGGTACTTTGGTGGTGTCTGGTCAGACAAATTGATACAGGGAGGTATGAGTGTCACTTTGACTCGCAAAATCATGCAG TCAATTGGTTTCATTGGTCCTGGGATTGCACTTGTTGGTCTAACTACAGCAAAGAGCGCATCAATTGCATCTGCTTGGCTTACTTTAGCAATTGGATTAAAATCTTTCAGTCACTCGGGTTTTCTTGTGAACCTTCAG GAGATTGCTCCACAGTATTCTGGTGTTCTACACG GAATTTCCAATACTGCAGGAACATTGGCTGCTATATTGGGGACAGTTGGAGCTGGTTTCTTTGTTGATCTGGTGGGATCATTCCAGGGGTTTCTCTTGCTTACATCTCTCTTGTATGTTCTTTCTGCACTTTTCTATGACTTCTTTTCTACTGGGGAGAGAGTCAATTTTGATGAAACAGGTGAGTCCCACCTATTGCCCCAATGA
- the LOC131147725 gene encoding probable anion transporter 4, chloroplastic isoform X3: MAWGVALWSLATFLTPWAAEASLWALLAMRVLLGIAEGVALPCMNNMVARWFPQTERSRAVGIAMGGFQLGSAIGLTLSPILMSQGGLFGPFVIFGLSGFLWVLVWVSAVSSTPNQNPQISKYELDYILNKRLMVENRPKAGKVIPPFRRLLSKLPTWSLIVANSMHSWGFFVILSWMPIYFNTVYHADLRQAAWFSAIPWSVMAFMGYFGGVWSDKLIQGGMSVTLTRKIMQSIGFIGPGIALVGLTTAKSASIASAWLTLAIGLKSFSHSGFLVNLQEIAPQYSGVLHGISNTAGTLAAILGTVGAGFFVDLVGSFQGFLLLTSLLYVLSALFYDFFSTGERVNFDETAAS, translated from the exons ATGGCATGGGGTGTGGCACTGTGGTCATTAGCTACATTTCTCACTCCCTGGGCAGCAGAAGCTTCTCTCTGGGCTCTGCTTGCCATGCGGGTTTTGCTTGGCATTGCAGAAGGGGTTGCACTTCCTTGCATGAACAACATGGTAGCAAG atgGTTTCCTCAAACAGAACGATCCAGAGCTGTTGGAATCGCAATGGGTGGGTTTCAGCTTGGAAGTGCAATAGGACTTACTCTCTCTCCGATCCTGATGTCACAGGGTGGTCTCTTTGGGCCATTTGTAATATTTGGATTATCTGGATTCCTCTGGGTTTTGGTGTGGGTGTCTGCAGTATCAAGTACTCCTAATCAAAATCCTCAAATATCAAAATATGAGTTGGACTATATACTAAATAAGAGGCTTATGGTAGAGAACAGACCCAAGGCAGGCAAAGTGATACCTCCCTTTAGGCGCTTGCTTTCAAAGCTACCAACATGGTCCCTAATTGTTGCAAATTCCATGCATAGCTGG GGATTTTTTGTCATTCTTTCATGGATGCCCATTTACTTTAACACG GTATATCATGCTGACCTAAGACAAGCAGCATGGTTTAGTGCCATTCCATGGAGTGTGATGGCATTTATGGGGTACTTTGGTGGTGTCTGGTCAGACAAATTGATACAGGGAGGTATGAGTGTCACTTTGACTCGCAAAATCATGCAG TCAATTGGTTTCATTGGTCCTGGGATTGCACTTGTTGGTCTAACTACAGCAAAGAGCGCATCAATTGCATCTGCTTGGCTTACTTTAGCAATTGGATTAAAATCTTTCAGTCACTCGGGTTTTCTTGTGAACCTTCAG GAGATTGCTCCACAGTATTCTGGTGTTCTACACG GAATTTCCAATACTGCAGGAACATTGGCTGCTATATTGGGGACAGTTGGAGCTGGTTTCTTTGTTGATCTGGTGGGATCATTCCAGGGGTTTCTCTTGCTTACATCTCTCTTGTATGTTCTTTCTGCACTTTTCTATGACTTCTTTTCTACTGGGGAGAGAGTCAATTTTGATGAAACAG CTGCTTCATAA